The following proteins are co-located in the Gordonia polyisoprenivorans genome:
- a CDS encoding acyl-CoA dehydrogenase family protein, with translation MDESLSSTRPTGTTPDISPDEVRAALRDYFATRPGLDEVRRTRDGRQPSGFDESSWRALATDVGLCSLGMPPRWGGLGLGLDCLVAAVEECGAALYPGPVRAAVLAAGALGEGALGEGALGGLNDAVDLTGTIDGLLAGMAVPGSTLDTEIAEPQSLPLWRAGVATGVLVALSHGVVAGLAVTEVRTADGVAAALVVLDDSADRRSRTTVDFALPRADVTVTDAPALLVTEPGDHTALQRFRDASTLLRAAEQVGGAQGCVSLMVEYAGVREQFGHPIGSYQAIAHRCAQTAVDVAGARGLVTAGAAALDRTTFTDPDTAVHLASLAHAAAGETYLAASSSLIQVSGGIGFTWEHDAHLHFRHARTLAVAGGTPAEYYDRAVLDGCLDLVISGVGGNEAVNPVQMASG, from the coding sequence ATGGACGAGTCTCTGAGCAGCACCCGTCCGACCGGCACCACACCCGACATCTCGCCGGACGAGGTGCGTGCCGCCCTGCGCGATTACTTCGCGACCCGACCCGGTCTCGACGAGGTACGCCGCACCAGGGATGGCCGGCAGCCGAGTGGATTCGACGAGAGCAGCTGGCGGGCGCTCGCCACGGACGTCGGGCTGTGCAGCTTGGGTATGCCGCCGCGGTGGGGTGGTCTGGGTTTGGGTCTGGATTGCTTGGTGGCCGCCGTCGAGGAGTGTGGAGCCGCCCTGTATCCCGGACCGGTGCGGGCCGCCGTCCTCGCGGCGGGGGCGCTGGGTGAGGGAGCCCTGGGTGAGGGGGCGCTGGGTGGCCTCAATGATGCTGTCGACCTCACCGGGACCATCGACGGTCTGCTCGCTGGTATGGCCGTCCCCGGGTCGACTCTCGACACCGAAATCGCAGAGCCGCAATCTCTTCCGCTCTGGCGTGCCGGCGTGGCGACCGGTGTGCTCGTGGCACTGTCGCACGGTGTTGTTGCCGGGCTCGCCGTCACCGAGGTGCGCACCGCCGACGGCGTTGCCGCCGCGCTGGTGGTACTCGACGACTCCGCCGACCGGAGATCCCGAACCACCGTCGACTTCGCACTGCCGCGCGCCGATGTGACCGTCACCGATGCGCCGGCCCTGCTCGTCACCGAGCCGGGCGATCATACTGCGCTGCAACGATTCCGCGATGCGTCGACGCTCCTGCGGGCCGCTGAGCAGGTCGGCGGCGCTCAAGGATGTGTGTCGTTGATGGTCGAATACGCCGGAGTCCGAGAGCAATTCGGTCACCCGATCGGCAGCTATCAGGCCATTGCGCACCGGTGCGCGCAGACCGCGGTCGACGTGGCCGGTGCCCGCGGACTGGTGACCGCGGGCGCCGCGGCGCTGGATCGCACGACGTTTACCGACCCCGATACCGCGGTGCACCTCGCATCACTGGCCCATGCCGCGGCCGGCGAGACCTATCTCGCGGCGTCGAGCTCACTCATCCAGGTCAGCGGTGGCATCGGATTCACCTGGGAACACGACGCGCACCTCCACTTTCGGCACGCTCGAACTCTCGCGGTGGCGGGCGGAACCCCGGCGGAGTACTACGATCGCGCGGTGTTGGACGGGTGCCTGGACCTCGTGATCTCAGGAGTGGGAGGCAACGAAGCCGTGAATCCAGTCCAGATGGCGAGCGGGTAA
- a CDS encoding alpha/beta hydrolase family protein: MSPTDSTARKFDYDRIPYLVVFDDTSAYRDTYGGVTESVVLESYLLQPKGISSDTVIVFMHPIGGGAYLPMTNALARAGHHVIYCNSRYRGVDSALIMEKVVQDLGACVKDARDRLGYRNVVLAGWSGGGALSLYYQQQAQQATVTATPAGEPPDLTQLDLPAADGMMLLAAHVSRHGTLTEWMDPSILDETDPDKRDPELDLYNPNNPNQPPYTDEFLTRYRAAQIDRNRRITAWVLEQLEDLRAKGEPLMERGFVVHGTMADPRWLDLTQDPNDREPGCYLGDPRIVNMGPVGLARFTTLRSWLSQWSFDDANGDGPRCAADLSVPTLVLGNSADNACTPSHTQRLYDAVGHPDKQMHTIVGATHYYSGRAQLPYLKKAVDTITEWLGERSWTSL; the protein is encoded by the coding sequence ATGAGCCCCACGGATTCGACGGCGCGCAAATTCGACTACGACCGCATCCCCTATCTCGTCGTCTTCGACGACACCTCGGCCTACCGGGACACCTACGGCGGTGTCACCGAGAGCGTGGTGCTCGAGAGTTATCTGTTGCAGCCCAAGGGAATCAGCTCGGACACCGTCATCGTGTTCATGCACCCCATCGGCGGTGGAGCCTACCTACCGATGACCAATGCACTGGCCCGCGCCGGCCACCACGTCATCTACTGCAACAGCCGCTACCGAGGTGTCGACAGCGCGTTGATCATGGAGAAGGTCGTCCAGGATCTCGGCGCATGCGTGAAGGACGCGCGCGATCGGCTCGGGTACCGCAATGTCGTTCTCGCCGGATGGAGTGGCGGCGGAGCGTTGTCGCTGTACTACCAGCAGCAGGCGCAACAGGCGACGGTCACCGCGACCCCCGCCGGCGAGCCGCCCGATCTGACGCAGCTCGATCTGCCTGCGGCGGACGGGATGATGTTGCTCGCCGCGCACGTCAGCAGACACGGCACGCTCACCGAATGGATGGACCCGTCGATCCTCGACGAGACCGATCCCGACAAGCGTGATCCCGAACTCGATCTCTACAACCCGAACAACCCGAATCAGCCGCCGTACACCGACGAGTTCCTCACCCGATACCGTGCGGCCCAGATCGACCGGAACCGGCGCATCACGGCGTGGGTGCTTGAGCAGCTCGAGGATCTGCGGGCCAAGGGGGAACCGTTGATGGAGCGGGGATTCGTTGTGCACGGCACGATGGCTGACCCCCGGTGGCTCGACCTCACCCAGGACCCCAACGACCGTGAACCGGGTTGCTACCTCGGCGACCCGCGAATCGTCAACATGGGACCGGTGGGCCTGGCACGTTTCACGACACTGCGGAGTTGGCTGTCGCAGTGGAGTTTCGACGACGCCAACGGCGATGGTCCGCGGTGTGCCGCCGATCTGTCCGTGCCGACGCTGGTGCTCGGTAACAGTGCCGACAATGCGTGCACGCCGAGCCACACCCAACGTCTCTACGACGCCGTCGGCCACCCGGACAAGCAGATGCACACGATAGTCGGTGCCACCCACTATTATTCGGGTCGTGCTCAGCTGCCGTACCTGAAGAAGGCGGTCGACACCATCACCGAGTGGCTGGGCGAGCGGTCATGGACGAGTCTCTGA
- a CDS encoding homogentisate 1,2-dioxygenase has product MESFITHRKGRTPRQVHRDVEDLKDDELGRYGFTGRTAHLYRRNDPTQYSVVGDLAGVDRATTDLTPTDQIDPAGEPLLMFHNADCRISLSRRDTVAPFYTRNVDGDELIFVHDGTGHFETEFGRLAYRPGDWVYLPKGTTFRQIPDDRCHFLIIEAAEEYRVPDAGVLGRFFPFDPSLVVVPEAEVFPDDGREEYEVRFRQREGATSLFYPFNPLDVEGWRGDNFAFTFNIEDYDVITSETVHLPPTVHLFMQATGVYVMNFLPRPVEGRLGTERLPWYHRNTDFDEIAFYHGGSVFGIDMPPGLISHAPQGIHHGIPERARERARRRFEVDQRVEWQVIAIDTRLRLTATPVMTAAAATEVAAEAQV; this is encoded by the coding sequence ATGGAGTCGTTCATCACCCACCGTAAGGGCCGGACGCCTCGTCAGGTTCACCGCGACGTCGAGGACCTCAAGGACGACGAGCTCGGCCGCTACGGGTTCACCGGGCGAACCGCACACCTGTACCGCCGCAACGACCCGACGCAGTACAGTGTCGTCGGAGATCTCGCCGGGGTGGACCGCGCGACAACGGATCTGACGCCGACCGATCAGATTGATCCGGCCGGTGAGCCGCTGCTCATGTTCCACAACGCCGATTGTCGGATCTCGTTGTCGCGTCGAGACACCGTGGCGCCCTTCTACACACGCAACGTCGATGGCGACGAGTTGATCTTCGTCCACGACGGCACCGGTCACTTCGAGACCGAGTTCGGGCGATTGGCCTACCGCCCGGGCGACTGGGTCTACCTCCCGAAGGGCACCACCTTCCGACAGATCCCCGACGATCGCTGCCACTTCCTGATCATCGAGGCCGCCGAGGAGTACCGGGTCCCCGACGCCGGCGTGCTGGGACGTTTCTTCCCGTTCGACCCGTCGTTGGTGGTCGTGCCCGAGGCGGAGGTGTTCCCCGACGACGGGCGCGAGGAGTACGAGGTGCGCTTCCGGCAGCGTGAGGGCGCCACGTCGCTCTTCTACCCGTTCAACCCGCTCGACGTCGAAGGCTGGCGCGGAGACAACTTCGCATTCACCTTCAACATCGAGGACTACGACGTCATCACCTCCGAGACAGTGCATCTGCCACCGACGGTGCATCTGTTCATGCAGGCCACCGGCGTGTACGTCATGAACTTCCTACCCCGGCCCGTCGAAGGCCGCCTGGGCACCGAACGGTTGCCCTGGTATCACCGCAACACCGACTTCGACGAGATCGCCTTCTACCACGGCGGCAGCGTCTTCGGGATCGACATGCCGCCCGGTCTGATTTCGCATGCGCCACAAGGAATCCACCACGGAATTCCCGAACGCGCTCGGGAACGAGCCCGGCGCCGATTCGAGGTCGACCAACGCGTCGAATGGCAGGTCATCGCGATCGACACCCGTCTTCGACTCACCGCCACCCCGGTGATGACGGCCGCCGCTGCCACCGAGGTCGCCGCGGAGGCACAGGTATGA